Proteins encoded in a region of the Nicotiana tomentosiformis chromosome 9, ASM39032v3, whole genome shotgun sequence genome:
- the LOC117281429 gene encoding heavy metal-associated isoprenylated plant protein 6, protein MSGQVCMVMRVNLDCPSCCRKMRTIILRMKEIEMHLIEKQHNRVSIFGRFDPADIAIRIRKRMKRRVEILDIQLPGEEMPHATDGPDQSIMQQAA, encoded by the exons ATGTCTGGACAG GTATGCATGGTGATGCGGGTTAATCTGGATTGCCCTTCTTGCTGCAGGAAAATGAGAACAATCATTCTCAGAATGAAAG AAATAGAGATGCACCTGATAGAGAAGCAACACAACAGAGTGAGCATCTTTGGCCGGTTTGATCCAGCAGACATAGCCATAAGAATTAGGAAAAGAATGAAGAGAAGAGTTGAGATTTTGGACATTCAATTACCCGGTGAAGAGATGCCTCATGCCACTGATGGCCCTGACCAATCCATTATGCAACAAGCCGCGTAA